The genomic region CCCGGCGCCGTTTACATCCAGACACAGGAGGGTAACACTATCGCCGGGTACACGTCCGTTAGCGACCTCAACGGAAACCCGGCTTTCATTTTTAAAGTTACCCAGCCCCGGGACATCCATGCCCAGGGCATAAACGCGGTGGCTTATCTGCATACTTACCTGCTGATAGCCAGCATCGTCTTCTGCGCGGTCTTCATCCTCCTGGTCAGGAAACTCATTTTAACCCGGCTGACGGGACTGAGCAAAGCCGTTAATGCCATCGGCTCCAAAGGCGATATGTCCGGCCGCATCGCCGTGGGAGGGAAGGACGAGCTTTCACAGCTGGCGCACAACATCAACGGCATGCTGGAATCGCTGGAGAAATCCGAGACCAGGAGACAATCACAGCGGGAGCTGATAAGGCATATCATCGCGCACACGCCGGTAGGCATCCTGGCCACCGATGAATCTTATAACATCATCCTGTTCAACGATGCCCTGCGCGTCATGTTCAGCATGGAGGTAAGCAGCTACATAGGTAAAAACGTCACGGATATCCCCGGACTGGATATGCTGGCCCAGGAGATTAAAGCGTTTAAAGAGAGCGGCGTCACCAGCACCACCCGGCAATTGCATTACGTGCTTAAAGGCAGCAACCGGACCATTATCGCCGGGTTTAACCGTTTGCAGGAAGAAGAACGGTATATCCTTTTCCTGACCGATATCAGCGAGGAGCGGGCCAAGCAGGAGAGCCTGTACCTGACGGACCGGCTGGCAGCCATCGGCGAAATGGCGCCCGGCATCGCCCACGAGGTGAATAACCCGCTGACCAGCGTTATCGGCATTTCTGAAATGGTGGCGATGCAAGACTTGCCGGAGACGATTAAAGAGGATATGGCTATCATTAAAAGCGAGTCCCTGCGGGCGGCGGAAATCGTGAAAAACCTGCTCAGTTTCGCCCGTAAAAACAGCTCGGTGAAGCAGCCCACCGCCATTAACAAGATCCTCCAGGACGTGCTGCGGCTGCGCTCTTTTGAACACGGCGCGAACAATATCACGGTCAGCCGGGAGTTCGACCCCGAACTGCCGGAGATAATGGCGGACTCATCGCAGATACAGCAGGTCTTCATCAACATCATCCTGAACGCGGAACAGGCCATGGCGGCCGCGCACGGCAGGGGAACGCTGAAAATCAAGACGGAAAAGACGGACGACCTGGTAAGGATAACTTTTACCGATGACGGTCCGGGCATAGAGCCCCGGAACCTGCGCCGCATCTTCGACCCGTTTTTCACCACCAAGGAGATAGGCAAGGGGACCGGGCTGGGGCTGAGCATCAGCTACGGCATAGTGACCGAGCATAAAGGGCGGATATACGCCACCAGCGAACCCGGCAAGGGAGCCACCTTCGTCATCGAGCTGCCGCGGGGCGGCGACGGGCAGCGGGAAACCTGAGGGCTAAAGGCATTATCCAGAAAGCCTATGACCGTTTTTTCCCATTTTTCCGGGGACGCCGCCAGCCAGACGCTAAGCGCCGCGGTCTTCCATCTCGACCATACCGTTACGGCATCTACATGTGAGTCCTGATGCCTTTAGCCGTCTTCACACCTACGAAGTCGGCGCCGGGCAGGACCACAAACTCGCCGCCCTGGAGCTCCTTTTTGACCTCCGCCCAGTGGCCATCCGGCTCTTTATCCAGGGGGATACCCTGCTTTATCATCGTGTTCCGGACGATTTTACCGTCCAGCCGGCGCGGCGTGATGCCGTCCTTGAGGCAAATTCCCGCGGCGATGCCGGCGGCCTGGCCGGTACCCATGGAAGTGGCGATAACGCGCACGGCGGCGATGGCATTGAACTCGGCGGACATGCAGCGCCCGGCCACCAGGAGATTATCTATTTTCAGGGGCACCAAAGACCGGTAAGGGATTTCACAGTACTCCAGGGGATTGACCCGGGCTTCATAGCCGCCCGGCTTACCGAAGGGATGCATCTCATCCGAGCACTGGGCGGGGCGGCAGACCGCCGGCGCTTTGGGCTCCGCCAGGTGGATATGGCGCATGAAGCCGAGGCGGGCGCTGGTGGGGTGGTGGGTATCAAAAAATTCCGGGAACTTGGCGATGCCGTCCTCGAACTTGCGGGCGCAGACCACGTCTTCATCCTTGAGGATGTATTCCCCGGTAATGCGCCGGGAATCACGCACGCCGTGGAGGCTGGCCAGGCCGGTGAGGCGGCATTTCTCAAAACCGGGGAGATATTTCTGGAAAAACTTTTCCATAAACTCTATCTGGCGGTGCTGCTCGATAATCTGGCGGGTCAGGTTGGTAACATCCAGGTTGCGGGTATTGAAGCTGTGGGTGCTCATAACACAGACATCCGCGTTATCCGGAGGGGTGGGGGGCACCATATAAATCAGGGCGGTGGGGAAAATAAAGAAGGGGAGGTCGCCGTTCTTGACGGCCTGCTCTTCCATCGCCACGAAGAAAGAGGAGGCGGGCGGGGCGGCGGGGTCTTTGGGAGCGGTCATCCAGTCCATATTGGCTTTGCCGTATTTGTCCATATTTACATTGGCCAGCCGGAAAGCCAGGGTGGTGGACATGTTCCTCCCCTGGAACTCCGCGCTGCCCACCTCAAAAGGCACGCCGGCCCAGGCGGACAGGTCCCCGTCACCGGTGGCATCAACGAACATGCGGGCGGACACGGGCATCTTGCCGCCCCTGGTCTGGCAGATAACCTCTTTAATGCGGCCCTGCTCTACCGCGGCGTCAATAACATAGGTACCGTAGAGTATATCAGCGCCGGCTTCCAGCAGCATCCTCTCCAGGATAAACTTGGCTTTCTCGGGGTCATAGGCGGGCTGGTGCGGCCGCCGGAGCAGCACTCCTTCAGCCTCCATGCGGTCCAGCCATTCCTTACAGTTGCCGTCAATCATGCCGGCGATGCCGTTGACATAGCCGTTGGTGGCCAGCCCGCCCAGGGAAATCTGGCTTTCCAGCAGCAAGGTCTTCAAGCCGCCGCGGGCGGCAGTTAAGGCCGCGGAAACACCGGCCACGCCTCCCCCGGCCACCAGGACATCCACATCAAACTTCTTGGTATTCATCATTAAGAGTTCCCTCCTTAAAATAAAAAATCAAAATAAGCCCCAGCAGCTTTGATTATAGCAAAACGGGCGGCTTTAGTTCTATACGAGGGGATAGCGCATTGCATTTTGGGGAGGATGCTATTAGAATGCGGCTAACAAAGGGGGAATGGCGATGCAAAGAGGCAATTACGCCAAACACGCGGCGGTATGGTGGCTGGGAGGGCCGGGCCGTGAAAGCGAAATAGCGTTCTACTCCGGGCTGGCGAAAAACTACGGGGACAAGGTGCTGGTGCTGATGTGCGCCACCGGGGAGGTCGCTTCCGGCCTGGCTAAAAACGGGCTGCGCGTCACGGGGATAGACATCGAGCCGGAAATGATAGCGGCGGCGCAAAAGAACCGCCCCGGCCATAAAAACCCCCGTTTCCGGGTCGGAGACGTGACGGAGTTGCGCCTGCCGGACAAAGACTTTGACTTTATATTCATCGGCACCGGGGACCTGCACCATTTACTCACCGAAAAAGAGGTGACGGCGGCGCTGACCGGCATTTACCGGCACCTGGCGGACCGAGGGGGACTGGCGCTGGAGCTGGTCTATCCCCAAAACGTATCATGGCAGACGCCGCGGCGGCGGTATGACCCGCCTTTCCCGCCGGAAGACGGTCTTAAGACCTGGAAGTTCAGCGAAGGTTCTTATGACGCCGCCACCATGCGCCAGCGCATCAAGCAGGAGGTATTTATCCAGGACGCGGACCGGACTGAAAGCTTCCGCCATGAGCTGGAAATGCAGTATTTCAGCCGCGCCACGCTGGTCAAGCTGCTGGCCGCGGCGGGTTTTGAAATCAAAACGGAATACGGGGGGTATGATTTCAGCGCCTGGCAGCCCGGCGCGGAGAACTGGATAGTGGAATGCGTAAAAATAAACGGCGGGGCGGGGCGGCAAAGCGGCGGGGAGACCGGCGGCGCGTTCTAAATCAATGAACAAACTTGAACTCCTTGTTTTTTCTTAATACAATTAACCCAGAGAAGGTTTATCCGCTTCAGATCACTCCAGATGACTCTCTACTCAGAAAGAAAGGAAAGAAAACATGTCATACGGCAAAGGCAAATACACCTACGAGCTGGCCAAATGGCAGGCCAAGTACCAGGAGGGGCATACGCCCATCGAGGTAAACAGCATCTGCATCGATGCGAAGGACAGGCTGTACGCGTTCAACACCGGCGACCAGCCGGTAACGGTGTTCGACCGTGAAGGCAATCTGGTGAAGTCCTGGGGGGATAACCTCATCGGGCACAGCCACGGCACCTTCGTCGGCCCGGACGGCTCCATTTATTGCGCCGACGACGGCAACCACACGGTAAGCAAATTCAGCGCCGACGGCAAGGTGCTCCTCACGCTGGGTACCAAGGATAAGCCTTCCGATACCGGTTTTTCCTGGGTAACCGAGACCGGCGCAAGACGTGATTTCATGGAAGCGCTGACCTCCACCAAGCGGGGCGGGCCTCCTTTCAACGCCCCTACCGGCGTGGCCCTCAACGCTAAAGGCGAAATCTTCGTGGCGGACGGCTACGGCAACGCCCGGGTGCACAAGTTTTCTCCTGAAGGCAAGCTGCTGCTTT from Dehalococcoidales bacterium harbors:
- a CDS encoding CHASE4 domain-containing protein; amino-acid sequence: MSIVRRTVIMVILITLVLFSILYLLSNIIYIKGFNDLEKKTVRRDVGRVTDALMVRLNALATFCQDWASWDDTYYFARDHNQTYIERNLMDKTFLSADVSLLLFLDTAGNMIYGKAYDIVNEQAIPLPADLNELLSPAGLLQPLSPQAGLSGIILISGQPALIAARPILTSLDEGPSGGTLIAGRFLDAGVIGNLAKTTSLSITIFDLPEENQNPELQGIMASADYPGAVYIQTQEGNTIAGYTSVSDLNGNPAFIFKVTQPRDIHAQGINAVAYLHTYLLIASIVFCAVFILLVRKLILTRLTGLSKAVNAIGSKGDMSGRIAVGGKDELSQLAHNINGMLESLEKSETRRQSQRELIRHIIAHTPVGILATDESYNIILFNDALRVMFSMEVSSYIGKNVTDIPGLDMLAQEIKAFKESGVTSTTRQLHYVLKGSNRTIIAGFNRLQEEERYILFLTDISEERAKQESLYLTDRLAAIGEMAPGIAHEVNNPLTSVIGISEMVAMQDLPETIKEDMAIIKSESLRAAEIVKNLLSFARKNSSVKQPTAINKILQDVLRLRSFEHGANNITVSREFDPELPEIMADSSQIQQVFINIILNAEQAMAAAHGRGTLKIKTEKTDDLVRITFTDDGPGIEPRNLRRIFDPFFTTKEIGKGTGLGLSISYGIVTEHKGRIYATSEPGKGATFVIELPRGGDGQRET
- a CDS encoding FAD-dependent oxidoreductase; amino-acid sequence: MMNTKKFDVDVLVAGGGVAGVSAALTAARGGLKTLLLESQISLGGLATNGYVNGIAGMIDGNCKEWLDRMEAEGVLLRRPHQPAYDPEKAKFILERMLLEAGADILYGTYVIDAAVEQGRIKEVICQTRGGKMPVSARMFVDATGDGDLSAWAGVPFEVGSAEFQGRNMSTTLAFRLANVNMDKYGKANMDWMTAPKDPAAPPASSFFVAMEEQAVKNGDLPFFIFPTALIYMVPPTPPDNADVCVMSTHSFNTRNLDVTNLTRQIIEQHRQIEFMEKFFQKYLPGFEKCRLTGLASLHGVRDSRRITGEYILKDEDVVCARKFEDGIAKFPEFFDTHHPTSARLGFMRHIHLAEPKAPAVCRPAQCSDEMHPFGKPGGYEARVNPLEYCEIPYRSLVPLKIDNLLVAGRCMSAEFNAIAAVRVIATSMGTGQAAGIAAGICLKDGITPRRLDGKIVRNTMIKQGIPLDKEPDGHWAEVKKELQGGEFVVLPGADFVGVKTAKGIRTHM
- a CDS encoding class I SAM-dependent methyltransferase, which gives rise to MQRGNYAKHAAVWWLGGPGRESEIAFYSGLAKNYGDKVLVLMCATGEVASGLAKNGLRVTGIDIEPEMIAAAQKNRPGHKNPRFRVGDVTELRLPDKDFDFIFIGTGDLHHLLTEKEVTAALTGIYRHLADRGGLALELVYPQNVSWQTPRRRYDPPFPPEDGLKTWKFSEGSYDAATMRQRIKQEVFIQDADRTESFRHELEMQYFSRATLVKLLAAAGFEIKTEYGGYDFSAWQPGAENWIVECVKINGGAGRQSGGETGGAF
- a CDS encoding peptidyl-alpha-hydroxyglycine alpha-amidating lyase family protein, with the protein product MSYGKGKYTYELAKWQAKYQEGHTPIEVNSICIDAKDRLYAFNTGDQPVTVFDREGNLVKSWGDNLIGHSHGTFVGPDGSIYCADDGNHTVSKFSADGKVLLTLGTKDKPSDTGFSWVTETGARRDFMEALTSTKRGGPPFNAPTGVALNAKGEIFVADGYGNARVHKFSPEGKLLLSWGEPGKGPGQFIVPHSVAIDKKGRVLVADRHNNRIQIFDQNGKYLTEWGGLNLPTSLYIDKDDTVYVAELMPRVTILDNEGKVLAQWGNEGRTKEDPLFVALHSVVADSKGDLYVAEVMGIFKDNPFLATRTTRMIQKFTRK